Genomic segment of Kibdelosporangium phytohabitans:
GCAGCAACGGTTGCAGCCGCTGGATGAGGTACAGCAGGACCACTGAGACGAACGAGAACGCCAGCGCGCTGGAGGCGTACGTCTTCCAGTGCTGCTCCGAGTCCGGGTCGACCCGGCCGACCTTGTAGACGGCCCGCTCCAGCCGCAGGTGCTTCTTGGCGGTGAACACCCTGGCCATGTAGTCGCCCAGCGGCTTGTACACGACAGCGAGGGCGAGCAGGAGGAGCCCGACTTGCAGCAGGCCGGCCCACGTCGGGGACATCAGAACTTCTCCGGTCGGATCAGCGCGACGAACAGGTAGACGAGCAGGGCGAGAGCCAGCACACCGGCGACGATGTTGGCCAGGTCACCAGTCCCGCTCACAACCGCTCCAGCCCACGCAAAGCGAGTGCCAGCACGGCGAAGATGCCGATCAGCAGCACCGCATAGGCCAAGTCGGCCATGTGTGCGCTCCCATCTCAAGCGACTGGATCACCCCGGTGGTGACCCGGCTGGCTGAAGCGTGCATGCGGGCGGGCCGGATCCAGAGAGCACCTGATGGGGTCTTTATGCGTCCGAACACCGCATTTACGCGATCCTGAGGCCCGCGGTCACAGACAGTCCCCTGACTACGCCATTTGGGGGACAGATCGGCACGTGGCCGACGACACAGCGCAATCGTCTGTCAACACGGCCACCGACCGCTACTACCGCCGCCCGGGTGGGCCCAGACCGACGATTCGCCAATGCCGCCCACACGATGAACAACTTCGCGATACACCCGAACGAGGGAGGCGTAGGACACATTTCCCGCCCGACACTCCGCGAAACCGGCCGTCACCTGCGGCGTGAAGTGGTCCAGCGCGCGTTAACGCTATGTGACCGCTTTGTCATCCTTGCATGAATTAGTTGTATCAGCTAACTATGTAGCTATACGGACAGTACTTGCGAGGTGACTTATGTGCGGTATCACCGGTTGGGTCTCGTATCGCCGGAATCTCACCCGGGAACAGGAAACCCTCGAAGCGATGACGGAGACCATGTCCTGTCGCGGCCCGGACGCGGCGGGGACGTGGTCGGAGACGAACGCGGCACTGGGTCACCGGCGGCTCGCGGTGATCGACCTCCCCGGCGGGGCGCAGCCGATGCGCGTCCCGACGCCGGACGGCGACGTGGTGATGGTCTACAGCGGCGAGGCGTACAACTTCACCGAGCTGCGTGACGAGCTCAGCGACGAGCAGTTCTTCTCCGACAGCGACACCGAGGTCGTGCTGCGCGGCTACCTGCGGTGGGGCCCGGCCGTCGCCGACCGGCTCAACGGCATGTACGCCTTCGCGATCTGGGACGGCCGCACCAAAGAGCTCGTGATGATCCGCGATCGGATGGGCATCAAGCCGTTCTACTTCTACCCCACCGCCGACGGCGTCCTCTTCGGCTCCGAGCCCAAGGCGATCTTCGCCAACCCGCTGGCCAAGCGCGTCGTCGACGTCGACGGGCTGCGTGAGCTGTTCGGCTTCGTCAAGAGCCCCCGCAACGCTTTCTGGCAGGGCATGCAGGAAGTCGAGCCGGGCACGATCGTCACCGTCTCGGCCGGCGGCATCAGGACCCGCACCTACTGGCGGCTGGAAGCCAAGCAGCACACCGATTCCGTCGAGGACTCCGTGCTGCGCGTACGCGAACTGCTCGACGACATCGTGCGCAGGCAGTTGATCGCGGACGTGCCCCGCTGTGTCCTGCTTTCCGGCGGCCTGGACTCCAGCGCGATCACCGCGCTGGCCGGGCAGCAGCTCGACGAGCCGGTCCGGTCGTTCGCCGTCGACTTCGTCGGGCAGGCGGAGAACTTCCAGCCCGACGAGATGCGCGCCACCCCGGACACGCCGTACGTGCACGACGTGGCCGACCACGTGAAGACCGACCACACCGACATCGTGCTCGACCACGGCGTGCTGTCCGATCCGGAGCTGCGCCGCAAGGTCGTGACCGCACGGGACATCCCCAACGGTCTCGGTGACATGGACGGGTCGCTGTACCTGTTGTTCAAGGCGATCCGCGGCAAGTCGACGGTCGCGCTGTCCGGTGAGTCGGCCGACGAGATCTTCGGCGGCTACAAGCAGTTCCACGACCCGGAGGTCCAGCGGACGGACTTCTTCCCGTGGCTGATGCTCGCCCGCGACATGATGAGCGAACCCTTGATCGCCCCCGGCCTGGCCGAGGCGATGGACCTGCGGTCGTACCTGGGCGACACCTACGCGTCAGCCGTGGCCGAAGTGGACAGGGTGGACGGCGAGGACGACTTCACCCACCGGATGCGCGTGATGTCGTACCTGCACCTGACCCGGTTCGTGCGGATCCTGTTGGACCGCAAGGACCGCATGTCCATGGCGGTCGGTCTGGAGGTGCGCGTGCCGTTCTGCGACCACCGGCTCGTCGAGTACGTCTACAACACGCCGTGGTCGATGAAGACCTACGACGGCAGGGAGAAGAGCCTGCTGCGCGGCGCGGCCAAGGACGTGCTGCCCGAATCCGTGGTCAAACGCGTGAAGAGCCCGTACCCGTCCACACAGGACCCGCTGTACCTCGCGGACATCGAACAGCAGGCCAAGGCGATCCCGGCCGGCCACCCGGTGTTCTCGCTGATCGACCACAACGCCATCGCCACCGGCGGGCGGCACACGTTGGAGCGGACACTCACCCTGGCGACATGGCTGGACATCTACCAGCCGGAAATGGTGTTCTAACGCCCATGAAGGGCGAAACGTGACAACTGAACAGCAAGCCTTCGACCTGGTGATCGCGCTGCACCGCCTGCTGCGCACGCTTCGGCACGCCGTCCGGGACAACTCGCTGCAGCCGACCCAGGCGCTCGTGCTGGCGCAGCTGGTCAACCACGGGCCGATGCGCGTGGGCGAACTGGCGCCGCGCGTGCCGTGTTCGCAGCCGACGGCGACAGTCGCGGTCGCGGGGCTTGAGTCCGCCGGTTACGTCCGCCGGGTCCCCGACCCGGCGGACGGCCGCGCGATCCAGGTCGTCGTCACCGACGAAGGCCAGGACGTGCTGTACTCCCTCGCCCACGGGGAAGCCAAGGAGCTGGCGCTGCGGATGAACGACCTCGGCGCCACGGACCAGGAGCAGTTGCACCGCACCACCGAACTGCTCACCAAGCTGGCCACGCCGCGGGACTGACACCACGACTTGTCACGAGTTCGCCCATGCCGCACCGCGTGTGCTGGAACAGCCCCCAGCCAGGATCCGCCCCCTCGTAGGATCCTGGCTGGGGCTCAGGGCGACAGGCCGTCATCGACTGCCGCCGGCTCGACCCACCAGTTCGTCATATCGCTGTCCATCAGGAAGTGCGGGCGGCTATCCGGGCGGCGAGATCACGGGCACCGGGGTGGGTGCCGTGCAGATCCGCGTCGGCTTTGAGCGGGTGCATGCGGTCGCGGACGCGCAAGGACGAGAGGGTCTCGGCGGCTGCCAGTGCGCGCATGCCGATCGCGACACCGTGGTCGACGTCGCCGTCGGCCAGCAGGTTCATCGACAGCATGATGAGGCTGAACGTCCGGCTTCGCGCCATGTCGTCGCCGTATCCGTCGCTCGCCTGGGTCAGCGCGGGTATGGCGACGCGGACGTGCCGCGGATCGACCCGGCGCGCGAGTTCGGTGTGGACAGTGCCGACCATGGCCAGCATGTCGTTGCCGGTGAAGAAGCCTGCCCAGCTCGGCGGTTCGGTGCCGGACTCGGCGAACCGCTCCGCGCCGCGGTCCATCATCGCGCGGGCGTTCAACTCCGAGCCCATGACCGCGTGCGCCCACGCCTGGCTCATGAACAGGATGCTCGACTCCAGCGCGCACTCAGGCCCGGCCGCGACCTGGCCGATCTGGAAGAACTCGAGAGCGCCTGCCGGATCCCCGTGGTGCAGGCGGACTTGTCCCATCCGGTAGAGGATGTCGGCCACCTGGCAGGAGTTGCGGCCTTCGCCCGCGATGACCAGGGCCTGCGCGAAGTGCACGTGTGCCCGGTTGACCAGGCCGATGTCGAAACTCGCCCACCCCGCGAGGCTGTGCAGGTCCGCGACGGCGGCCCCGGCCCGGTCCCCGGTTGCCGCGGTGTCGCGGGAAACGCGGTGGATCAGCGTGAGCACGTCGTCGAGGCACGAACCACCACCGCACCGGTAGTCCAGCGCGCGCAGTTCCCCGATCCGGTCTTCGAGCGGGCCGACCCGGACGTCACCGGTTCCGGTAAAACGGATGGGTTCCGCAGCAGAAGGGGAAGCAGCCATGGCCGGGCTCCTGACGTGTCCGGGAATCGCCGCCGGGGTCAGGAGCGGGCCAGTTTCAGGACGAAACACTACACGCGCCCACGACGTCGCCTAATCGCCCAGACGGGTGTCCACGCGGCACGCGGTGCGACGTCAGGCAGCAGGGCGCGGCTGGCAGCGCGGGCAGGAGAACGACGAGCGGTTCATGAACGCCTCACGCCTGATCGGCCTGCCGCACCGGGTGCACGGCTTGCCTTCCTGGCCGTAGACGTTCAGCGAACGGTCGAAGTAGCCCGACTGGCCGTTGATGTTGACGTACAAGGCGTCGAACGACGTCCCGCCGGCCGCGAGCGCCTCGTTCATCACGTCGGTCGCCGCGCCCAGCAGCGCAGCGGCTTTCGGGGCGGTGAGCCGGTCGGTGGGCCTGGCCCAGTGCAGCTTCACCCGCCAGAGCGCCTCGTCGGCGTAGATGTTGCCGATCCCGGACACGAGCGTCTGGTCCAGCAGCGCTCGTTTGACGTCGGTGTGCTTGCGGCGCATCGCCTTGACCACCGCGGCCTGGTCGAACGCCGGGTCCATCGGGTCACGGGCGATGTGCGCGACGGGTTCCGGCAGTCGTTCGCCGTCCACTTCGACCATGTCGGACAGCGCGAGGCCGCCAAAGGTGCGCTGGTCGACGAACCGCAGCTCGGGGCCGTCGTCGTCGAACCGCAGCCTGACCCGCAAGTGCTTCTCGTCCGGTGCGCCGACCGGGCGGACGAGCATCTGGCCGCTCATCCCCAGGTGCGCGATCATCGCGTCGCCGCCGGACAGCTCGACCCAGAGGTACTTGCCGCGTCGCCGGGCCGCGTCGATGCGCTGCCCGGCCAAGCGTGCTTCGAAGTCGAGCGCTCCGGGCAGGTGCCTGCGCACCGCACGCGGGTGCATCACCTCGGCCTTGGTGATCACCCGGCTCGCCGCGTGGTCCGCCAGACCTCGGCGGACGACTTCGACCTCGGGGAGCTCAGGCACCGTTGTCGCCGGCGCCGTTCTCCGGTGGCAGATGGATCTCGGAGAGCTCGCGGTACGCGCCCTCCGCCGCCTTCTGCTCGGCTTCCTTCTTCGTCCTGCCGTCACCGCTGCCGTAGCTCTGCCCGGCGACCACCACGGTCGCCTTGAACTCCTTGCGGTGGTCCGGCCCCTCTTCCTCGACCCGGTACTCCGGCACGCCGAGACCGGCCGACGCGCACAGCTCCTGCAGGCTCGTCTTCCAGTCCAGACCCGCGCCGCGTCGTGGTGCCTCGTCGAGCAGCTGGTCGAACAGCTTGTG
This window contains:
- the mutM gene encoding bifunctional DNA-formamidopyrimidine glycosylase/DNA-(apurinic or apyrimidinic site) lyase, coding for MPELPEVEVVRRGLADHAASRVITKAEVMHPRAVRRHLPGALDFEARLAGQRIDAARRRGKYLWVELSGGDAMIAHLGMSGQMLVRPVGAPDEKHLRVRLRFDDDGPELRFVDQRTFGGLALSDMVEVDGERLPEPVAHIARDPMDPAFDQAAVVKAMRRKHTDVKRALLDQTLVSGIGNIYADEALWRVKLHWARPTDRLTAPKAAALLGAATDVMNEALAAGGTSFDALYVNINGQSGYFDRSLNVYGQEGKPCTRCGRPIRREAFMNRSSFSCPRCQPRPAA
- the asnB gene encoding asparagine synthase (glutamine-hydrolyzing) — encoded protein: MCGITGWVSYRRNLTREQETLEAMTETMSCRGPDAAGTWSETNAALGHRRLAVIDLPGGAQPMRVPTPDGDVVMVYSGEAYNFTELRDELSDEQFFSDSDTEVVLRGYLRWGPAVADRLNGMYAFAIWDGRTKELVMIRDRMGIKPFYFYPTADGVLFGSEPKAIFANPLAKRVVDVDGLRELFGFVKSPRNAFWQGMQEVEPGTIVTVSAGGIRTRTYWRLEAKQHTDSVEDSVLRVRELLDDIVRRQLIADVPRCVLLSGGLDSSAITALAGQQLDEPVRSFAVDFVGQAENFQPDEMRATPDTPYVHDVADHVKTDHTDIVLDHGVLSDPELRRKVVTARDIPNGLGDMDGSLYLLFKAIRGKSTVALSGESADEIFGGYKQFHDPEVQRTDFFPWLMLARDMMSEPLIAPGLAEAMDLRSYLGDTYASAVAEVDRVDGEDDFTHRMRVMSYLHLTRFVRILLDRKDRMSMAVGLEVRVPFCDHRLVEYVYNTPWSMKTYDGREKSLLRGAAKDVLPESVVKRVKSPYPSTQDPLYLADIEQQAKAIPAGHPVFSLIDHNAIATGGRHTLERTLTLATWLDIYQPEMVF
- a CDS encoding MarR family winged helix-turn-helix transcriptional regulator — translated: MTTEQQAFDLVIALHRLLRTLRHAVRDNSLQPTQALVLAQLVNHGPMRVGELAPRVPCSQPTATVAVAGLESAGYVRRVPDPADGRAIQVVVTDEGQDVLYSLAHGEAKELALRMNDLGATDQEQLHRTTELLTKLATPRD
- the kdpF gene encoding K(+)-transporting ATPase subunit F, which codes for MSGTGDLANIVAGVLALALLVYLFVALIRPEKF